The Candidatus Limnocylindrales bacterium genome has a segment encoding these proteins:
- a CDS encoding pyridoxamine 5'-phosphate oxidase family protein, translated as MSNADDHDRRTRAEPFHAGEMAVHERYGIRERIEEVGRAVIRDAMPMQHRQFFAVQPMLFVGSLDGARRPWASVLAGPRGFIAAPDATTLRVNALPAPGDPLSANLEVGAPLGFLGIEFATRRRNRLNGTVEALDATGFTVRVDQSFGNCPQYIQARDGVWAASRSGESPAETFAHRLPDDALAIVRRADTLFIASAAAGAGGTKPAVGADGVDVSHRGGKPGFVRVTSGEAGDVLTLPDFRGNFLFNTVGNLVSNAVAGILVLDFASGDLLQLTCTAEVVWDGPEVESFAGAQRLVKLTVDQGIHRRAVLAGNWSAPEYASQLEATGDWDESTKR; from the coding sequence ATGTCGAATGCAGATGACCACGATCGGCGCACCCGGGCCGAACCGTTTCATGCCGGCGAGATGGCGGTGCACGAGCGCTACGGCATCCGCGAGCGCATCGAGGAGGTCGGCCGGGCGGTCATCCGCGACGCGATGCCGATGCAGCATCGCCAGTTCTTCGCCGTGCAGCCGATGCTGTTCGTCGGAAGCCTCGACGGCGCGCGCCGCCCGTGGGCATCCGTGCTGGCGGGGCCGCGCGGATTCATCGCGGCGCCCGACGCAACCACGCTGCGCGTGAATGCGCTCCCCGCGCCGGGCGATCCTCTGTCCGCCAATCTCGAAGTCGGGGCGCCGCTCGGATTTCTCGGGATCGAGTTCGCGACCCGCCGCCGCAACCGCCTGAACGGCACCGTCGAGGCGCTCGACGCAACAGGCTTCACCGTTCGCGTCGATCAGAGCTTCGGCAATTGCCCGCAGTACATCCAGGCTCGCGACGGTGTGTGGGCGGCCTCGCGGTCTGGCGAATCGCCTGCGGAAACGTTCGCGCACCGACTCCCGGATGACGCCTTGGCCATCGTCCGCCGCGCCGACACGCTGTTCATCGCATCGGCGGCCGCCGGCGCCGGCGGGACAAAACCTGCGGTCGGCGCCGACGGCGTCGACGTCTCCCATCGCGGCGGCAAGCCGGGCTTCGTGCGCGTGACCAGCGGCGAGGCCGGCGACGTGCTGACGCTGCCGGATTTTCGCGGCAACTTTCTGTTCAACACCGTCGGCAACCTGGTGAGCAATGCCGTCGCCGGAATCCTCGTGCTCGATTTCGCGTCCGGGGACCTGCTGCAACTGACCTGCACGGCCGAGGTCGTCTGGGACGGGCCCGAGGTGGAATCGTTTGCGGGTGCGCAGCGGCTCGTAAAGCTCACCGTCGATCAAGGAATCCATCGGCGCGCGGTGCTCGCGGGAAACTGGAGCGCACCCGAGTACGCGAGCCAGCTCGAGGCAACCGGCGACTGGGACGAAAGCACCAAGCGCTGA
- a CDS encoding TIGR00730 family Rossman fold protein produces MQSPPTAIRAVCVFCGSSVGTRTEYAEAAESLADELSRRRIRLVYGGGNVGLMGILADAALARGVEVTGIIPRGLADKELAHHGITRLEIVDSMHARKALMAEVSDGFIAMPGGIGTFEEWFEVLTWTQLGIHRKPCGLLDVGGYFGHLLSMLDHSVDEGFLKPKHRAKVLVAPDAAGLLDAMERFQPLAEPAVLGKFQT; encoded by the coding sequence ATGCAAAGCCCGCCAACAGCCATACGCGCAGTCTGCGTCTTCTGCGGTTCGTCGGTCGGAACGCGGACCGAGTACGCCGAGGCCGCCGAGTCGCTCGCCGACGAGCTCTCGCGCCGCCGCATACGGCTCGTCTACGGCGGCGGCAACGTGGGCCTGATGGGAATCCTCGCCGATGCCGCGCTCGCGCGCGGCGTCGAAGTCACCGGCATCATTCCGCGCGGCCTTGCCGACAAGGAGCTCGCGCACCACGGCATCACGCGCCTCGAGATCGTCGATTCGATGCACGCCCGCAAGGCGCTGATGGCCGAGGTCTCCGACGGTTTCATCGCGATGCCGGGCGGGATCGGAACGTTCGAGGAATGGTTCGAGGTGCTCACGTGGACGCAGCTCGGCATTCATCGAAAGCCGTGCGGGCTTCTCGACGTGGGAGGTTATTTCGGTCACCTTCTGTCGATGCTCGACCACTCGGTGGACGAAGGGTTCCTCAAGCCGAAGCACCGCGCCAAGGTGCTGGTCGCGCCCGATGCGGCCGGTCTCCTCGATGCGATGGAGCGCTTCCAGCCGCTCGCCGAGCCGGCGGTGCTCGGAAAGTTCCAGACCTGA
- a CDS encoding glucose 1-dehydrogenase, with protein MARLEGKVAVITGAASGIGEATARLFAFEKASVVLADINDDRGRKLADEISSNGGAARYVHADVAREADVKAMIDLAVSEHGRLDTIFNNAGYGGTSGPIAEIPVEEFDATVGVLLRGVFLGIKHAAPVMSAQGSGSIISTSSVAGLRAGYAPHVYTVAKAAVIQLTKTVAMELGESGVRVNCICPGGIATPLLGSAFGDDSMDENAKLELVRQTIAMFQPIRRAGLPEDIASAALWLASDESSFVNGHALVVDGGLTGGVMWSMQPPIMRERRPL; from the coding sequence ATGGCAAGACTCGAAGGGAAGGTCGCGGTCATTACGGGCGCGGCAAGTGGAATCGGAGAGGCCACGGCGCGGCTGTTCGCGTTCGAGAAGGCCAGCGTCGTGCTCGCCGACATCAACGACGATCGCGGCCGCAAGCTCGCCGACGAGATTTCGTCGAACGGCGGCGCGGCGCGCTACGTTCATGCCGACGTTGCGCGCGAAGCCGACGTCAAGGCGATGATCGATCTGGCGGTGTCCGAGCACGGGCGGCTCGACACGATCTTCAACAACGCCGGCTACGGCGGGACATCCGGGCCGATCGCCGAAATCCCGGTCGAAGAGTTCGACGCGACCGTCGGCGTGCTGCTGCGCGGGGTGTTCCTCGGCATCAAGCATGCGGCGCCGGTCATGAGCGCGCAGGGCTCGGGCAGCATCATCAGCACGTCGAGCGTCGCAGGGCTGCGCGCCGGATATGCGCCGCACGTCTACACCGTGGCCAAGGCGGCGGTCATCCAGCTTACGAAGACGGTCGCGATGGAGCTCGGCGAGAGTGGCGTGCGCGTCAACTGCATCTGCCCGGGCGGCATCGCTACGCCGCTTCTCGGCTCCGCGTTCGGTGACGACTCGATGGACGAGAACGCAAAGCTCGAGCTCGTGCGCCAGACGATCGCGATGTTCCAGCCGATCCGCCGCGCCGGTCTTCCCGAAGACATCGCGTCGGCCGCGCTGTGGCTGGCGAGCGATGAGTCGTCGTTCGTCAACGGACATGCGCTCGTCGTCGACGGCGGACTGACCGGCGGCGTGATGTGGTCGATGCAGCCGCCGATCATGCGCGAGCGCCGCCCGCTGTAA